A single Streptomyces mirabilis DNA region contains:
- a CDS encoding cell division protein FtsQ/DivIB: MAGPTTAERGERQKVESGSPRLRRLRRLRVLIILLTVVVLVTAATLWLLYGSPWLRVEKVSVSGVRVLTDRQVRDAADVPVGSPLISIDTDAVEARLRRKLPRIDSVDVVRSWPHGIGLKVTERTPVLILKSTGSGGKYVEVDAKGVRFATVSAAPKGVPALELAVSKAAVLRRFPVDRLVREAVGVAGDIPAAVRRDTRIVKVRSYDSISLELSGGRSVEWGSGDKGRAKARTLTALMKAAPGARHFDVSAPIAPASSGS, encoded by the coding sequence GTGGCCGGACCGACGACCGCCGAGCGCGGTGAACGGCAGAAGGTGGAGTCCGGCTCGCCCCGCCTCAGGCGGCTGCGTCGCCTTCGTGTGCTCATCATCCTTTTGACCGTGGTGGTGTTGGTGACGGCGGCCACGCTCTGGCTGCTCTACGGCTCGCCGTGGCTGCGGGTCGAGAAGGTGTCGGTCTCCGGGGTGCGGGTCCTGACGGACCGGCAAGTGCGCGACGCGGCCGACGTGCCGGTCGGATCGCCGCTGATTTCTATCGACACCGATGCCGTTGAGGCGCGATTGCGCCGGAAATTGCCCCGAATCGACTCGGTTGATGTCGTCCGTTCCTGGCCGCACGGAATCGGGCTGAAAGTGACCGAACGCACCCCGGTGCTCATTCTCAAAAGCACCGGAAGCGGTGGCAAGTACGTCGAAGTGGATGCCAAGGGCGTGCGTTTCGCGACGGTTTCGGCTGCCCCGAAGGGCGTGCCCGCGCTGGAATTGGCGGTGTCCAAGGCGGCCGTCCTGCGCCGCTTCCCGGTCGACCGGCTGGTGCGCGAGGCGGTGGGGGTGGCCGGGGACATTCCGGCCGCCGTCCGTCGCGACACCAGGATCGTCAAGGTCCGTTCGTACGACTCGATCTCGCTGGAGTTGAGCGGCGGACGCAGCGTCGAGTGGGGGAGCGGCGACAAGGGCCGCGCGAAGGCCAGGACGCTCACCGCTCTCATGAAAGC